Genomic DNA from Pirellulales bacterium:
CGGCCTTCGGCCACCTTCTCCCCCTGCTGCGCTTCGCTGCGCGGGGGCGAAGGCTGAGCTTGACTCGCGCGTTGCTCGGCATGCCCACGGCTGCGCCGTGGAGCATGGCACACCGGCGCAAGGGAGGAAGGAGGAGCCGCAGAGGCGCGAAGACGCAGCGGGGGAACAGGGGAGTTGTTCTCACGCCAAGCTTGCCGCTGAACGATCAGGTATAGCGGACGCCTTGGTGTTCTGGCTCGAAGAAGGCGGGGAGCAAGGCGTCGACGCGCAAGAGACCGTCGCGGGTGAGGGTGATCTGATCGCCGTCGATCTGCGCCCAGCCGTCGGTCGCGTATTTTTGCCAGACGTCGCGCCAGTCGGACACGATCTCGGCGGAGTATTTTTGGCGGAAGTAGCCCGCGTCGAGTTGGCCTGTTTTGAGTTGCAAGACCATCTCGCGAATGAGCATTTGATGCGGGGTGGGGCGCAGGCCGCGGGCCAGCGGCAACTGGCCGGCGTCGAGGGCGGCGATGTACTGCGCCCAGTCGGGGTGGTTTTGGTAATGCACGCCGGAGGCATGGCCAAAGCTGGCGACGCCGGTGGCCAACAGGTCGGAGCCGCGCCAGAGATTGTCTCGATAGCTGAAGTTGACGCGATGCTTGTCGCGCACCAGGGTGTAAGCGCTGGAGACAGAGTAGCCGGCGGCGCCGAGCGCGTCGTAGGCCTCGCTCATCCAGCGGCGCTTGGTGGCCCAGTCGGCGATGGGGCTTTGGCCGCCGTGCAGGATGTCTTGCGAGATGACAGTGTTGAAGGGGAGTTCCATTTGATAGATGGTGACGCTGTCGGGGGCGAGCTCGACGGTGCGCTCCAGGCACATGCGCCAATTGGCGTCGGTCTCGCCGACCATGCCGGCGATGAGGTCGATGTTGGTGTTGACAAAGCCGATGTCGCGGATCCAGTCCCAGGCGCGGAAGATCTCGGCCGCTTGATGCGCGCGGCCGTTGGCTTCCAGCACGGCCTCGCCAAAGTTCTCTACGCCGAGGCTAATGCGGGTGATGCCCAGCTCTTTGAGCGTTTCCAGCTTGGGGCGCGAGAGGGTGCCGGGCTCGCACTCGAAGGTGACCTCTTCGGCCTGGTCCCAGTTGATGTTGGCGCGGAGGCGATCGACGAGGCTGGTGAGTTGTTTGCCGCTCAAGAACGACGGTGTGCCGCCGCCGAAATAGACGAAGCGGAAGGGGCGACCGCCCATAACCGGGAGTTGGCTGACGAGCTCGATTTCGCGCGAGAGAGCGGCGACATAGGTCTCGACGTCGCCGGCGGTCTTATCGGTGTAGACGCGAAAGTAGCAGAACTTGCAGCGCTTGCGACAAAAGGGGATATGCAGATAGAGACCGAGCGGAACAGCGGCCGGCGGCGACTGGAGCGCGGCGCGGACCTGCGGCAGCGCCTCGGGGCCCCACTGCGAGAAGGGAGGATAGTTGGCGATGAAGTAGCTGCCGACCTCGGTGTTTTTTTGCGTGTCTGTGGCCATGTCGGCATCCTCCCGCGGGTTGGCTAACGGCGTGTGTGTTGCTGGGCGCAAGACCTCGTCGAGTCGTGAATTCAGCAGTGGTTTGAATTTGGATTGGTTGGCGGGCCCTAGGCGGTTACTTCTGGCCGAAGCAGTAAACGAAGCCGTCTTCGCTGGCGATGACCAGCTTGCCGGCCGCCACCGCGGCGCCGCCGGAGAAGCCTCCGCCCGCTTCATACTCCCATTCTGGTTGGCCGCTGTCGACATTCAAACCGTAAATGCGCCCATCGGCCGAACCGACATAGGCGCGCTGGCCGACGATGACGGGCGAGGCGTCGACGCGTCCCTTGGTGACGAATCGCCAGCGCTCTTCGCCGCTGGCGCGATCGAGGGCGTGGACGACTTTGTCTCGTCCGCCGACGATCACCAGTTGCGGCGCGAGGGCCGCGGAGGAGCGAAACGGCATGCGTTTTTTGGGGTCGCGATATTTCCAGACGACTTGGGGATTTTGCCAGTTGATGCAGAGGACGGTTTCGCCCTCGGTGCCGAAGTAGACAAAGTCTCCACCGACGGCGGGCGCGGCGCCGGTGGGCGCCTCGATATCGACGCTGGCGACTTCCGTGCCGGTGGTGAGGTCGACGATGTGGAACTTGCTGTCGCAGCCAGCGACGAAGGAGCGATCGCCGACGACGGTGGGAAAGCAGCGGATTTGATCGTCGATGGCGAAGCGCCAGACCTCTTTGCCCGATTCGGCGTCGAGGCAGTAGAGATGCGAATCTTGCGAACCGAAGAGGACGTTGGCGCCGTGGAAGTTGGCTCCGGAGTTGATCTCGGCCTGCGAGGCAAAGCCCCAGAGCAGATCGCCGGTGGCGGCGCTGACGCAGTGGAACTTGCCCTCGGCGTCGCCGATGTAGAGTTTGCTGTTTTTGAGCGCGGGGGAGGCGTAGAAGCCAAGCTCGCTATGGTACTTCCACTTTTCGGCGCCATCGGCGAGGTTGAGCGCGTAGAGATAGCCGTTGAGGCAACCGATGTAGACCGTGCCATCGACGATGATGGGGCTGGTTTCGAAGGCGCCATCGGGCGCGGTGAACTTCCACAGCAGATCGGGCTTGTCGGGCAGTTGGCTGACGGCAACACCGGTGGCCAGTGGTGAACCGCGCCCCATGGGCCAGGCCTCGGCGCTGGGCCAGAGTGCGGGATCGGTGACGATTTCTTCTGGTGGCGCGGCCGGCGGGTCGTGCGGAATGTCGGTGGCAGCGGTGGCGACCTCGCCAGTCGCCGTTTCGGCAGATGGCTCGCTAGTTGTGGGTTCGTGGACGGTCGTCGCCGGCGCAGAAGGTTCGCTAGATTGGTTGGCGGCTGGCGGCGATTGGCCGCAGCCGGAGAGAATGACCAGTGCCGCTAATAGCGGCGCCACGATGCAGCCAGCGCGACGCGCGATCATAGGGCCCCCCGGTAAAGCTCGCGTAGTTCGGCGATGCCGACTGCGCGGGGATTGAAGCCGGCTGTCCACTGCCTGGCGGCGGCGGCGGCCAGGTCGTCGAGGCGCGATTCGTCGATGCCGAGCGCGCCTAAGCGCGTGGGGAGCGCGGCGGAGTCGACCAGGCTCATCAGGAAATCGGCGAGCCCGTCGGCGCCATGCTCGACGCGCGGTGCGCCGTTCTGACCGCTACTGGCGGCGAGCAGTTCTTGATACCACGTTTGGCAAGCGACGCCGTTAAATCGCACCACATGCGGCAACATGAGCGACACCGCCTGACCATGCGCGACGCCGAACTGCGCCGTGAGCGGATTGGCCAGCGCGTGCGCGGCGCCGAGCATGGAGTGCTCGATGGAGAGGCCGGCCAGCGAGGCGCCAAGCTGCATGCCGGCGCGGGCTTCGAGATCGGTGGGATCGCGCAGCACGCGGGAGAAGCTGTCTTCCAGGTGGCGCCAAGCCTCGCGGGCAAAGCAGAGCGAAAGAGGATTGCGCCGCGTGGCGACGTAGCTTTCGACCGCATGGGCGATGGCGTCCAGGCCAGTGAGCGCGGTGACGCGCGGCGGCTGCGTGAGGGTGAGCTTGGGATCGAGAATGGCCACCCGGCAGGCGGCGCGCTTGTCGCCGCAGGCCATCTTGGTGTGGGTGTCGGCGTCGGAGATGAGGGCGAACGACTGCGTTTCGCTGCCGGTGCCAGCGGTGGTGGGGACGGCGATCATCGGGAGCATGGGGCCGGTGGCCTTGCCGACTCCCCAATAGTCCTGCATGCGGCCGCCGCAGGAATAGAGAAAGTTGATTCCCTTGGCGCAGTCCATCGAGCTGCCGCCGCCCAGCCCAACCAGCAGCGTGGGCTGGAACTGCCGGGCGAGTTGGGCGCCGGTTTCGACATCGAGGGTGGAGGGGTTTTCGTGGACTTGGGCAAAGACCTCGGCGGCGATGCCGGCCGCGGCGAGGGCCGCGAGCGAGTGATTGGCATGCCCCGCGGCGACGAGCCCGGCATCGGTGACGACCAAGGCGCGGCCGCCGCCAAGCTGTTGCGCCAGTTGCCCCAGTTCGTCGACCTTGTCTGGCCCGAAGACGATGCGCGTCGTCGGTTGAAAGTCGAAGGGGGTGAAAGTCATGCTGCGAGCCGGTGGGGTGGACGCGCGCGACTAGCTTGCCAGCGTGGCGAGCCGGTCGGCGGGGACTTGGAAGGCGCGGGCGCGGAACAGGAACTCGACGATGTTTCCTTCGTGGGGCTGGAGCCAGTCGAGTTTGATGGTGGGAATGGCCCCGATATTGAGGCGGTCGATGTGGGTGGCGTCTGTCAGGGCGCGTTGCAACTTGGGATCGTCGGTGATGCCGGTGCAGACCAGCGTGGGACCGATGGATTGGAGCATTTTGTCTTGTGGGCACTCGACCACGCTGACAAACGGGAACATATATTCGGCCTTGGCGAGCGCCGGCTCTGGCGACGCGCAATGCACAACTGTGGGACGCAGGTAGGCGGCGCGCTCCAGTTCGACCAGGCGCGGGCCGTACTTTTCGGTCATGTGGGTGACGCCTGATTCTTTGAAGCCGGCTTCGATCGACTTCCAAATAGCGGCGGCCGAGCCAGGGATGGTGAAGGCGGCCAAGGCGGCCTGGGGATCGTCGGGCGGTTTGACCTCGACGGGGCCGATCTTTTCGGCCAGCGCTTGGGCGATTTCCTTGGTGTGGCGCGAGGCCCAGACGGCGGAGCAGTTAATGCAGCCACGGCCGCTGTTGAGATAGACGCTGTCGGCCATCAAGTCGATGTATTCTTCCCAGCGGTCGACCACGTCGTCGCCGAGGAGAATCTTGCTGAAGCCGGGGCCATGCACCTGCACGCGGGGGTTGCCTTTGTAGCGTTCGACGGTGGGGGCGCCGCCGAAGATCATGCAGCGCTCAGCGGACGACAGGACCGCCGCGCCGACATCGGCGCCGCCGGGATAGATTGAGATGGCCTCACGCGGGATGCCCGCCTCGGTGAAGGCGGCGGTCATGCGGTACGGAGTCCACGGTTCTTGCGGGCCGGGCTTGAGCACCAGGCCGATTTGCATGGGAATGACGGGCAGCCAAAGGGTATGCACGCCAGGGGAGTTGGAGGGGAGCACCAGACCCAGCACCGGCGACTGCGCTTGGTAGCTGACGACGACGCCGCGCTGTTCGACACCGTAGCCGCTGGTGAGGATCGACAGGTCGAGGCCGCGGGTGAGGGCATCGAGCACTTGATCCATGTGGCTCAAGACGAAGTGGTTCTTGGTCATGTTCGCCTTGGCCATGTGCACCGGCAGGCCGGTGGTGGCCGATTGCATGCGGGCGAACTCGTCGGGCGACTGCATGCCCGTGCCGACGGGGAGCGTGCCACTTAGGTAGAGATCGGCGGCCTTGCGGATGCGGCCGATCAGTTCGTCGCAGGGGATGTCGCGGAGCACGTCGCGGGCGCGCTGCGCTTGGCGCATGTCGCGCTGCACCAGCCCGGCGTTGGCCTGATGCACCTTGGCCAGCGGCTCGCCAGTGAGGAAGTGCAGGACATCCTCTTTTTCGAGCGACTCGTAGGGTTTGCCCCAGCGGAGAACAGGAATTTCGAGCACGCTAGATCATCTCCGGTTGCGAGGAATTCCGCAGGCAGCGCCGACAGCAAGACGTTCAATATACGCCGACGGTTGTGGCTTCGGCCAGTTCGTGAAACGGACGCACGCCGCTGATGCCGTCCCAAGGATATTTGGCGTACGGCTGCTCTCGTTCTCCCTCGTCGCGCTCCAAAAAACCGGGGACGAAGAATTCTTTGGTGAGCGTGGTGAGTTTGACGCGGCCCGTCTGGCCATAACCGACCGACTGGTGGTAGTTGTCGAACTCGACCACCTCGATCACGGCGCGTGGTTGCGGAGCGTAGTAGGTGATCTTGTAGCCATCTTCGGCGCGGACGGGGCGCGAGCAAGCCAGACCCATCAGGGTGTTGCCATAGGTGGGAGTCATATAGACGCCGTCGAGCAGTTCCTCGCAGGCAAAGCGGGTCCACTGTGGCGTAAACTCGGTGCCGCCGGAAAAGATGCCGGTGATGCCGCTCTCTTTGATCGACGAGCCACGGGCCTCGAGCGCGGTGGCGAGCGATTCGAGCAGCTTGGGAGTGGTGAACATGCAGCGGATGTCGTGGCCCGCGCCGAGCACGCTAATGGCCTGATCGATCACGTGTTGCTTATAGGCTTCGAGGTGCTCCATCCAACCTTTTTTGATGAGCTTGATGACCCAGCGCGGATCGAGATCGACGCAAAAGCAGATGCCGCCGCGATGCTGCGCCAAGTGTTCGACCGCCAAGCGCAGACGGCGCGGACCGGAGGGGCCAAGCATCAGCCAATTGGCGCCGCGCGGAAAATATTGCTCGGGGAGCGTGTCGCTGAACAACTCGTAGTCGGTGCGGAAATCGTCGATGCTGATACGGCTTTTGGGGATGCCGGTGGTGCCGCCGGTTTCAAAGACATAGACCGGTTTTTTGGCGAGTCCCTGAGGAACCCAGCGACGGACTGGCCCGCCGCGGAGCCACTCGTCTTGAAACTCGGGGAATTTTTTCAGGTCGTCGTAAGTTTTGACTTCTTTCAGAGGATCGAACTTTAGCTCCTTGGACTTTTCCAACCAGAAGGGGCAGCCGCTCGACGGATGAAAGTGCCACTGCACGGTTTCGTAGGCGTGGGCGTCGAGCTTTTGGCGAGCGGCGCGGATGTCTTCTGGCGTGGCGGCAGCGGTGGCGTCGGTGGGGCTCATGCGGGTATTTCCCAGTCGAGTACAAGTGCGGGCGGAGACGGCCGGGGCAATGCGAGGCGAGCGTGGCAGGGCAGGGCCGGCGGGCAAATCTGGGGGGCGATTTTCCAACAGCGAAAATACCGCATCTTGCGGCGCGCGACAACCGCCTGCGGCGCGGCGCGAAGCAGCGTAGAATGGGCCGCTACTGTCAATGCGGACGAGGAAAGCGAGCGGCCATGGCGACGGCATATCCGACCCAGCTTGAGCGTGCGGCGGGGGGCAAGCTTTTGATTCAGTGGAGCGACGGAGCGCGGCGCGAGTACACGGTGCGCGAGTTGCGCGAGGCGTGTCCTTGCGCGACGTGCCGCGAGAAGCGGGACGCGCCCCCTCAGCCGGCGGGGCTGTTGCCGGTGCTTTCGGCCGCCGAGGCGCGACCGCTGGAGCTATTGGGGATGAAGCCGGTGGGCAACTATGCCTACGCGATCGAGTTCAGCGACGGGCACGACACGGGGATCTACACGTTTGAACTGTTGGGGCGGCTAGGGGCCGCTGCCTAGTCGCCGGCCAGCGCATGGCGGCCGCCGCGCGACGCCCGCGACTTCCTTATATAGATGTCACTTCCTGGGATGAGCCGCATGCGATACGGGTTGATTGTGTTGATGCTTGGCATTGCCTTCGCGCCGTGCTGTGCCGCGGCCGATGACCCGCCCGACACGCAGCGCGACGCGCCGGCGCTATCGAAGGCGGAGGAGGTTGCTCGGGCGGTGCGCGTGCCGGTGGGTTTTCGGGTGAGCGTGTTCGCCAGCGAGCCGCTGGTACGACAACCGATTGCCATGACGACCGACGCGCGGGGGCGATTATGGGTAGCTGAGAATTACACCTACGCGGTGGCGCCGACGCCGGAACTGGAGGCGGTGCGCGACCGGATCATTTGCTTGGCCGACACCGACCACGACGGACGGGCCGACGAGCGCACGGTGTTTTGGGACGACGCGAGGGAACTGACGAGCATTGAGATTGGCGCGGGGGGATTGTGGGCGCTTTGTCCGCCGCGACTGTTGTTCTTGCCCGATCGCGACGGCGACGACCGGATTGATGGTCCGCCGCAGACGGTGCTGGAGGGCTTTGATCTGACGCCGGCCAACCGGCACAACTTTGCCAACGGCCTGAAGTGGGGCCCCGATGGCTGGTTGTATGGGCGCAACGGCATTACGCATGTGGGACACGTTGGCGCGCCGGGGGCGGAGGCAGGCGAGCGCGTCGAGATTGGGCCGGGCATCTGGCGGTTTCATCCGCAGACGCGCCAGATTGAGATGGTCGCCAACGGCACGACCAACCCCTGGGGGCACGACTGGGATCGGCATGGCGAGTTGTTCTTCATCAACACGGTGATTGGCCACCTTTGGCACGCCGTGCCGGGGGCGCATTTTCGGCGGATGTTTGGCGCCGACTCAAACCCATACGTGTATCAATTGATTGAGCAGACGGCGGACCATTTTCATTGGGACACCGCCGAGAAGTGGAACGATATTCGGCACGGAGTGACCGGCAGCACCGACCAAGCGGGAGGCGGGCACGCGCATTCGGGGCTGTTGATCTATCAGGGAAATCAATGGCCGGCGCCGCACCGCGGGGCGGTGCTGACGATCAACCTGCACGGACGGCGATTGAATGTCGATCATCTGGAGCGCGCGGGGGCGAGTTACGTGGCTCATCATGGCCAAGATCAATTCTTTTGGTCCGATCCTTGGTTTCGTGGGATCGAACTGTTGGCGGGCCCCGACGGCGGAGTATATGTGGCGGATTGGACCGACGTGGGAGAGTGTCATGAGTTAGATGGCGTCCACCGTAGCTCGGGCAGGATTTTCAAGATTGACTACGGGACGCACGAGCGAGCGGCAGCGGCCGATTTGGCGCGGCTGGACAATCTGGCGCTGGTCGAACTATTGAAGCATGAGAATGTGTGGTTCGCACGACAGGCGCAGCGACTGTTGACCGAACGGGCGGCGGCGGGGGGAGATTTTCAAAAGACCGTGCAGGCGCTGCGGCGATTGTTCGATGAACAGCAGGACGTGGCGCTGCAGTTACGCGCGATGTGGACGCTGTACACCTGCGGAGCGGCGCCCGAGGGCTGGCTGATGGAGCAGTTGGCGCACGTCGATGAGCATGTGCGGACGTGGGGCGTGCGACTGCTGGTCGATCGCGGTGCGGCGTCTGATGGGGCTATCGAGCGATTGGCCCAACTGGCGAAAGAGGAGCAGTCTGGGCTGGTGTTGTTGTATCTGGCGTCGGCATTGCAAAAACTGCCGGCGGAGCAGCGACTGGCGATCGCAGGCAGTTTGGCCGCACATGAGGAGTTGGCGGACGATCGGGAGTTTCCGCTATTGCTCTGGTATGGCTGCGAAGCGGCGACACCGTTGTTTCCGGCGCAGGCGGTGAAGCTGGCCGTGGGCGCCGAGATACCGCTTTTGCGCCGATTCATCGCGCGGCGATTGACGCAGGAGGCCGATCGCGCGCCGACGGGGTTGGCCGCGCTATTAGAAGCGGCGCGCGCAAGTAACGACGCCGCGGTGCGGCGCGACCTGGTGGCTGGCATGGCCGAAGGGTTGCGCGGGCGCCGGCGTGCGCCACAGCCGGAGAACTGGCAGGCGGTGGCGAGCGCCTTGGAAGCTGACGGCGACGCGGAACTGCGACAACGGCTACGCGAGATGGCGGTGGTGTTTGGCGATGGCGTCGCGCTGGACGAACTAAAGAAGTTAGCGGCCAGTGCTGAGGCCGATCTGGACACGCGGCGCTCGGCCGTGGAGGCATTGGCCGAAGCGCGGGCGGAAGGTTGCGAGGCGATCTTTGAGGCGCTGTTGGGCGACGGCGACCTGGCGGCCAGCGCGGTGCGCGGGCTGGCATCGTTCGACAACCCGGCCGCGGCGGAGTTGATCGTGCGGCGCTTTCCTGGCTTGATACCTACGGCGCAAGACGCCGCGCTGGAAACACTGATCGCGCGACCGACATCGGCCTTGGCGCTATTGCGGGCGATCGAGGGCGGCGCCATCTCGCGCGACTTTGTTTCGATTTTTCAGGTGCGGCAGATGCAGGCGTTCGAGCAGCCGGAGATTCAAGACAAGCTGCGGGCGGTCTGGCCAGAATTGCGGCCGATATCGGCCGACAAGCAGGCGCGAATCGCCGAGGTGCGCGGACGGCTTACGCCCGAGTCGCTGGGGCAGGCCAAGGCCGGTCGCGGGCGAAGGCTGTGGGACAAATCGTGCGCCAAATGTCACACGCTATTTGGCGAAGGAGGCAAGATCGGACCTGACCTGACGGGGGCTCAGCGTTCGAACCTGGCGTACTTGTTGGAGAACGTGATCGACCCCAGCGCCACGTTGGCGCCGGGCTTTCGCATGTCGACCCTGGCGCTGACCGACGGGCGAGTGATCCAAGGGGTGATCTTGAGCAAGACCGAGGCGACTTGGGAGGTGCAGACGCCGACCGACAAGCTATCGATCGACGTGAACGACATTGACGAAACAGCCGACTCGACGCAGTCGCTGATGCCCGAGGGGCTAGTGGACTTGCTCGCGCCGGAGGAGATTCGCGATTTGGTGGCGTATTTGATGTCGCAGAGCCAGGTGATGGCGGCAGAGTAGCGCCTGGATTGTCTGTCCGTCCCTCCGAAGAAAGCACTCCGATGCAGCAAATGACTGTGGCCGCCGTAGTGGCGCTTTTGACATCGTTGTTCGCATCGCTCTGCAGCGCGGCGGGGGAACCGAAACCTCGCGCGGTGGAGCGGGCCGCAGTGACGCGGATGCTGCCGGAGCTGCATCTGTTGGCGCCGATTTGGGACTCGACCGTGGTCTACGGCGAGAGCGTTTTGCCGATGCAGCTTACGGCCGATGGTGAGATTTCGGGGCGGCTGGGCTGGGCGGCGAGCGAGCTATTGGAGGTGCGGTCTGCGGATGGCCAGCGCAAGTTGGAGATTGGCCGCGATGCGCGGTTGTCGGCGGACGGCGGCGAGGTGATTTTTACATCGGAGAGCGCGCCGCAGTTTGTGAAGGGGAGCGACCTTTTTCCCTCGGCGGCTAGCGGCGACGGTTATGCGCATCGCGTGGGGCATCCTGAGCAAAATATGTTGTATGGGCCGGGGTCTTGGTTCCACGATCGCCAATTCGAGGTGACGTACCGGCGACGGTCGGCGCCGTGGCCCAGCGCCGTGCCGAGCTTGCAGGAAGCGGCGCTTGCGAAAACGCTGGCGCGATTGCGGGCCAAACAGCCGCTGACGATTGGTGTCTCTGGCGACAGTATCAGCGCGGGGTACAACGCCTCGGGCGTGGTGGCGGCGGCGCCTGGGCAGGCGGCCTATCCCGATCTGGTCGCCGCGCAGCTTGAAGCGACCTATGGCGGCGAGGTGAAGCTGGTCAATCGAGCGATCGCCGGGTGGAGCATCGCCAACGGGATTGACGACCTGCCACAACTCTTGGCCGATAAGCCACAACTGATCATTGTGGCTTATGGCATGAACGACGTGGGGCGCCGCGACCCGGCCTGGTTCAAGGAGCGGACGCATGCCCTGGTCGAGCAAGTACGGCAGGCCGACCCGGAAATTGAACTGATCTTGGTGGCGCCGATGATCGGCCATGGCGAATGGATTCACACGCCGCGGGAGATGTTTCCCTTGTATCGCGACGCGCTGGCCGCGCTCACCGGCAACGGCGTGGCGCTGGCCGACGTGACCGCCATTTGGGAAGCACTGTTGCGGCATAAGCACGATCTGGACCTGACGGGCAACGGGCTGAACCACCCGAACGATTTTGGGCACCGACTGTATGCGCAGACGATCTTGGCGCTGCTGGCGCCGAGAGGGGGGTAGTGGGGGGGAGGTGAGGAAGCCCGCGCTCAGCGAAGCTCATCGTCCGAAAGTGGCGGCTGGCCTGGGCCGCGGACACGTAGGATGTGGACGTTCTCACCATCGATATGGCAAATCGCTCGGTAGACTCTGCCATGCCTGGTTTTGAACAGAATCTGTCGAACTTCCAAGTCGAGATCACTGTTCTCCGGCGCGACTGGGAGCGACCCGGCCACGTCGGATAGTCGCGCAACCATTTGATCGTACGCTGCGAGCCATGCGGCGGCGCCCTGCGGCGACCGTTCAAACAGCCACGCGAAGATGCGCCGTTTGTCCCATTGAGCCTTGGTCAGTTCGAAAACTCGAAACTTCATTGATCGGCAATGCCGAAGTCCCGTCGAAGCTGTCGCGAATTTTCACCAGCGGGGGCGCCAAGTTCGCCGCGTCTCAGATCGGCGATGGCGGCGGCGATCGCGGCGACATTTGCCGCACGTTCCGCGAGGGGTGGGTTCTCAAGGCGCCAAAGGTCGAACAACTCGTCAAGAGTTGAGTCGGCATTGCCGCTGCTCAGATGGCTATGCACAAACTGCGTGAATTGCTGGAGGTCGCGTTCCGTCGTCGTCATCTACTTGCACCGTCGTTGAGTCCGGAGGCAATGGCACGTTGGCCGTTTGTCCATTATACCACGGCGAGTGCGTGTCGACGTCGGCAGAGAAGAACCCAGTCTGTGCGGAGCATATGGTTCACCGGCACGATCTGGACCTGACGGGCAACGGGCTGAACCACCCGAACGATTTTGGGCACCGACTGTATGCGCAGACGATCTTGGCGCTGCTGGTGCCGAGAGGGGACTGATGGGGGCGACTCACAGTCGCGGATCGACGGGCTCGCTTTCCAAGGCAAGCACGCCGAAAACGCACTCGTGGACCCGGCGAAGCGGCTCTTGGCGAACGAATCGCTCCAATGCCTCGACACCTAGAGCAAACTCGCGCAGCGCGAGCGATCGCTTGGGGCCAAGTCCGCGATTACGCAAACGGTGAAGATTGTGCTCCTGGTCATAGTCCGCGCCGTAGATAATGCGCAGATACTCGCGCCCGCGACATTTGAGGGCTGGTTGAACCAGTCCTTTGCGTCCTTTGAAGATAAAGTCGTGTGGCTTGACGACCATTCCTTCGCCTCCCCGTTCGGTCAAATCAGTCCACCACTTAATGGCGCGAACCTGGCTATCGGCGTCGGTCACGTCGATGACCTCAAATGGCGTGGCCAACAGCAGGTCAGTGTCTTCACGGCAGATTCGGGCCAGCGTTTCCATGTGCCAAACGTGGCTCTTGTCGGTATGCACGCGACCTTCGGTTGCCAACAGGTGAAACGGGGCCAGCTTGAGATCGTCAAGCGTTTCCACGTGCCAGCAGTATTGCCGATAGGCCGCAACAAATTTTCCGATGTTCTCGGCGCGCGCTTGAAATGCCGCGGCGACTGCTTGCGATTTTGCTTTTTCTTCGTCGTTTAGACGGACAATTGTCTGCTCCAGCTTTGCCACCGCCTGCGGCAATGAGGCTCGTCCAGCGGCCCCGGTCGCGGCGTATTGCGACCGCAATAGTTCCTGGGCCTTGGCCGACCACGGCATTAGCTCACAATCTAGGCAAATCCAGGATGTTTGAAATTCATTCCAAAATCCGGCGGCGCTGAGCGCCGATTGGACGCGAGTCAGAAATTGGCGCTCCATTTCGGCGTCGTTGAAGAACCGACGCCCTGTCCTGGTGTAGACAATGCCGATTTCATCTTCCATGACCCCAAACCGCAGTTGCGCCACCCGCTCGTCTTGGCAAACAATCACAACCGCCCGCGAGCCCATGTGCTTTTGCTGACAAACAACTTGTGGGCAGCCTTGATTGCGGAAGTACGAAAACGCGTCGGCGGGATGTTCGAGCAAGCCAGGTTCGAGCGAGGTTTCCGATGGCGACATCGTCGGCGGCAAGTAGATGAGCCATTTGGGATTGGCCGCGAACCGGCTCATCACTTCGAGCGCCGCGGTCGCATTCTCTTCGCGCACCGTCACATTGCCGCGCAATCGGGTCGAGACGAGTCGCTTACCAAGCACATCCTCGGCGTCGAGCAGGTCATCATGCTGTTGCTGGGCGGACAGCGCGGGCGCCAGTTGGTCGACGTCGAGGAATGGGCGGGTTGGCTGACAATAAGTGTGCCGGGCCGGGCAAGAAACAAGTTCCTTCTCTGGATAGCGCAGCGCCGTCAGCTTGCCGCCGAACACACAGCCCGTATCGATGTTGATTGTTCGATTGAACCACTCTGGTTCGGGCACCGGCGTGTGGCC
This window encodes:
- a CDS encoding SGNH/GDSL hydrolase family protein, with translation MQQMTVAAVVALLTSLFASLCSAAGEPKPRAVERAAVTRMLPELHLLAPIWDSTVVYGESVLPMQLTADGEISGRLGWAASELLEVRSADGQRKLEIGRDARLSADGGEVIFTSESAPQFVKGSDLFPSAASGDGYAHRVGHPEQNMLYGPGSWFHDRQFEVTYRRRSAPWPSAVPSLQEAALAKTLARLRAKQPLTIGVSGDSISAGYNASGVVAAAPGQAAYPDLVAAQLEATYGGEVKLVNRAIAGWSIANGIDDLPQLLADKPQLIIVAYGMNDVGRRDPAWFKERTHALVEQVRQADPEIELILVAPMIGHGEWIHTPREMFPLYRDALAALTGNGVALADVTAIWEALLRHKHDLDLTGNGLNHPNDFGHRLYAQTILALLAPRGG
- a CDS encoding c-type cytochrome, encoding MRYGLIVLMLGIAFAPCCAAADDPPDTQRDAPALSKAEEVARAVRVPVGFRVSVFASEPLVRQPIAMTTDARGRLWVAENYTYAVAPTPELEAVRDRIICLADTDHDGRADERTVFWDDARELTSIEIGAGGLWALCPPRLLFLPDRDGDDRIDGPPQTVLEGFDLTPANRHNFANGLKWGPDGWLYGRNGITHVGHVGAPGAEAGERVEIGPGIWRFHPQTRQIEMVANGTTNPWGHDWDRHGELFFINTVIGHLWHAVPGAHFRRMFGADSNPYVYQLIEQTADHFHWDTAEKWNDIRHGVTGSTDQAGGGHAHSGLLIYQGNQWPAPHRGAVLTINLHGRRLNVDHLERAGASYVAHHGQDQFFWSDPWFRGIELLAGPDGGVYVADWTDVGECHELDGVHRSSGRIFKIDYGTHERAAAADLARLDNLALVELLKHENVWFARQAQRLLTERAAAGGDFQKTVQALRRLFDEQQDVALQLRAMWTLYTCGAAPEGWLMEQLAHVDEHVRTWGVRLLVDRGAASDGAIERLAQLAKEEQSGLVLLYLASALQKLPAEQRLAIAGSLAAHEELADDREFPLLLWYGCEAATPLFPAQAVKLAVGAEIPLLRRFIARRLTQEADRAPTGLAALLEAARASNDAAVRRDLVAGMAEGLRGRRRAPQPENWQAVASALEADGDAELRQRLREMAVVFGDGVALDELKKLAASAEADLDTRRSAVEALAEARAEGCEAIFEALLGDGDLAASAVRGLASFDNPAAAELIVRRFPGLIPTAQDAALETLIARPTSALALLRAIEGGAISRDFVSIFQVRQMQAFEQPEIQDKLRAVWPELRPISADKQARIAEVRGRLTPESLGQAKAGRGRRLWDKSCAKCHTLFGEGGKIGPDLTGAQRSNLAYLLENVIDPSATLAPGFRMSTLALTDGRVIQGVILSKTEATWEVQTPTDKLSIDVNDIDETADSTQSLMPEGLVDLLAPEEIRDLVAYLMSQSQVMAAE